A DNA window from Desulfobacterales bacterium contains the following coding sequences:
- the rpsL gene encoding 30S ribosomal protein S12, translated as MPTINQLVRKGRKRVQQKTTTPVLKGAPQKRGVCTRVYTSTPKKPNSALRKVARVRLTTGIEVTAYIPGIGHNLQEHSVVLVRGGRVKDLPGVRYHIVRGTLDSLGVEDRKQGRSKYGAKKPK; from the coding sequence ATGCCGACCATCAACCAGTTAGTCAGGAAAGGTAGAAAACGAGTCCAACAGAAGACCACCACGCCGGTGCTGAAGGGCGCGCCGCAGAAACGAGGGGTATGCACACGCGTGTATACCTCAACACCGAAAAAGCCGAATTCGGCGCTTAGAAAGGTGGCCAGGGTAAGATTGACGACCGGGATCGAAGTGACGGCATACATCCCCGGTATAGGCCATAACCTTCAGGAGCATTCGGTGGTTTTGGTTAGAGGCGGCCGCGTGAAGGATCTTCCCGGCGTTCGATATCATATCGTTCGAGGGACGCTCGATAGCCTTGGTGTGGAAGATCGGAAACAGGGCCGCAGTAAATATGGGGCCAAGAAGCCTAAATAA
- the rpsS gene encoding 30S ribosomal protein S19 — translation MPRSLKKGPYIEPKLMGKVVTAQESRSNRVIKTWSRRSTVVPEMVGITLAVHNGKKFVPVFVSENMVGHKLGEFSPTRTFYGHAGDKKTKIKK, via the coding sequence ATGCCACGGTCGTTAAAAAAAGGTCCTTATATTGAGCCCAAACTGATGGGAAAAGTGGTTACCGCACAGGAGAGTCGGTCTAATCGGGTGATTAAAACCTGGTCCAGACGCTCTACGGTTGTTCCGGAGATGGTGGGCATCACGCTGGCCGTTCATAACGGAAAAAAGTTCGTGCCGGTGTTCGTATCGGAAAATATGGTCGGGCACAAACTGGGCGAATTTTCTCCGACTCGGACGTTTTATGGACATGCCGGCGATAAAAAAACCAAAATTAAGAAGTAA
- the rplC gene encoding 50S ribosomal protein L3, which translates to MCKGIIGKKLGMMGVFSTEGTFVPVTVVKLGPCVVTQIKTIAKDGYNSLQVGFGEKKAKNITKPLKGHFGKSGDGLFEVTREFPVDDPDSYQLGQVISPEIFKIGEKVDVVGNTKGRGFSGVIKRHGFGGGRVTHGSHSKRIPGSIGCSAWPSKVVKGKKMPGQYGNERKTVRNVVIVDIRPDDNIVLIKGALPGSRSGLVMVKKVKY; encoded by the coding sequence ATGTGTAAAGGAATAATAGGCAAAAAGCTTGGGATGATGGGTGTCTTTTCCACCGAGGGCACCTTTGTGCCGGTGACGGTGGTGAAGCTCGGGCCGTGCGTGGTGACGCAAATTAAAACCATTGCCAAAGACGGATATAATTCGCTTCAAGTCGGATTCGGTGAAAAAAAAGCCAAAAATATTACCAAACCGCTCAAAGGCCATTTCGGAAAAAGTGGTGACGGTCTATTTGAAGTGACACGCGAGTTTCCGGTGGATGACCCGGATAGCTATCAGCTGGGCCAAGTGATCTCGCCCGAAATATTTAAAATCGGGGAAAAGGTCGATGTTGTAGGTAATACAAAGGGGCGAGGGTTTTCCGGCGTTATCAAAAGGCATGGATTCGGCGGTGGTCGTGTTACTCATGGGAGTCACAGCAAGCGGATTCCGGGATCAATCGGTTGCAGCGCTTGGCCTTCAAAGGTTGTCAAAGGGAAAAAAATGCCCGGACAATACGGGAACGAGCGAAAGACGGTTCGAAATGTCGTTATCGTGGATATTCGCCCGGATGACAATATTGTTCTGATCAAGGGGGCATTGCCCGGTAGCCGGTCCGGTCTTGTGATGGTAAAAAAGGTTAAATATTAA
- the rplD gene encoding 50S ribosomal protein L4 has translation MAVIDVVNQKGEKVSQVDLSDQIFSVPVKGSVLHEVVKMQLANRRAGTHAVKHRSDVTGSTRKLFRQKGTGRARRGDIKSPVLRGGGSIFGPDPRSYTYKVPKKVRRLALKMALSSKLIENKLVVLDGFFLEEVKTKRFVEVQKALNLGKALFLTDQPNEHLDRSSRNIQGVKVLETEGINVYDILAHDSLVIIQSAVSAIEGRLS, from the coding sequence ATGGCTGTCATAGATGTAGTCAACCAAAAAGGGGAGAAGGTTTCCCAGGTAGATCTTTCTGACCAAATTTTCAGCGTTCCGGTAAAGGGAAGCGTTCTGCACGAGGTGGTCAAGATGCAGCTGGCAAACCGGCGCGCAGGCACCCACGCGGTAAAGCACCGGAGCGATGTGACCGGCAGTACGCGCAAGCTTTTCCGTCAGAAAGGGACCGGCCGGGCTAGACGCGGCGATATCAAGTCTCCGGTGCTCAGAGGCGGTGGATCGATATTTGGACCGGATCCACGCTCCTATACTTACAAAGTGCCCAAAAAAGTTAGACGGTTGGCGCTGAAGATGGCATTGAGCAGCAAGCTGATCGAAAATAAATTGGTGGTGCTGGACGGCTTTTTTCTGGAAGAGGTCAAAACCAAGCGTTTTGTGGAAGTTCAAAAAGCGCTGAATCTGGGCAAGGCGCTCTTTTTGACGGATCAACCCAATGAACATCTGGATAGATCTTCTAGAAATATTCAGGGGGTCAAGGTTTTGGAAACCGAAGGTATCAACGTTTACGACATTTTGGCCCATGACAGTCTGGTAATCATTCAGTCCGCTGTTTCGGCTATTGAAGGGAGGCTCTCATGA
- the rplN gene encoding 50S ribosomal protein L14, producing MIQAETRLTVADNSGAKILSCIKVLGGSRRRYASIGDIIVVSVKEAIPNAKVKKGDVLKAVVVRTKKAIRRPDGSFIRFDDNSAVVINQNREPIGTRIFGPVARELRAKRFMKIISLAPEVI from the coding sequence ATGATTCAGGCAGAGACCAGATTGACAGTGGCTGATAATTCCGGCGCGAAAATACTGAGTTGCATTAAAGTGCTCGGTGGCTCCCGGAGGAGGTATGCCAGTATCGGCGACATTATCGTCGTATCGGTGAAAGAAGCGATACCGAATGCAAAGGTGAAAAAAGGTGACGTACTCAAAGCGGTTGTGGTGCGCACCAAAAAGGCGATTCGTCGTCCGGATGGGTCATTCATTCGGTTTGATGATAACTCGGCGGTGGTGATAAATCAAAACCGGGAGCCGATTGGAACGCGTATTTTCGGGCCGGTCGCAAGAGAGCTAAGGGCCAAGCGGTTTATGAAAATTATTTCCTTGGCGCCGGAAGTCATTTAG
- the rplV gene encoding 50S ribosomal protein L22 yields the protein MSGMEVRAVLRYARISPQKVRMLVGGIKGLPVETGLQKVKFMPQKSARILEKIITSAVANADQKPGVDVDSLVIRNITADQGPMLKRFTARARGRGSRILKRTSHIAVTLSDEKVL from the coding sequence ATGTCTGGTATGGAGGTAAGAGCCGTATTAAGATATGCCCGCATCTCACCGCAAAAAGTACGTATGCTGGTTGGGGGGATCAAGGGATTGCCGGTTGAAACGGGTCTGCAGAAAGTCAAGTTTATGCCGCAAAAAAGTGCCAGAATATTGGAGAAGATTATTACCAGTGCGGTGGCGAATGCCGATCAAAAACCCGGTGTTGATGTGGATTCCCTGGTTATAAGAAACATTACGGCGGATCAGGGGCCAATGTTGAAGCGATTCACGGCAAGAGCGCGCGGAAGGGGAAGCCGCATTCTAAAGCGGACGAGTCATATCGCCGTCACTTTATCGGACGAAAAGGTGTTATAA
- a CDS encoding type Z 30S ribosomal protein S14, producing the protein MAKKSLQNKAQAEPKFKVRGYNRCPMCGRPRAYMRKFGICRICFRDLASHGRLPGVIKSSW; encoded by the coding sequence TTGGCTAAAAAATCGCTTCAGAACAAAGCCCAGGCAGAACCGAAATTCAAGGTTCGGGGATACAACCGGTGCCCCATGTGCGGCAGACCCAGGGCGTATATGCGGAAATTTGGTATCTGTCGAATCTGTTTTCGAGATTTGGCATCACATGGAAGACTCCCCGGTGTTATTAAGTCCAGTTGGTAA
- the rplX gene encoding 50S ribosomal protein L24, producing MRVKKDDKVKIIAGKDKGKIGKVLKTDRKKARVLVENINKVKRHTRPNAQNRQGGIVEREAPIDLSNVMLLCNKCMAPARVKMQILEDGKKMRICRKCAEQLDA from the coding sequence GTGCGCGTAAAAAAGGATGACAAGGTTAAAATTATTGCCGGCAAGGACAAGGGGAAAATTGGTAAGGTCCTAAAGACCGATCGTAAAAAAGCCCGTGTGCTTGTTGAAAATATTAATAAGGTAAAACGCCACACACGACCCAATGCGCAAAACCGTCAGGGGGGTATTGTCGAGCGAGAAGCGCCGATTGATTTATCCAATGTGATGCTCTTGTGCAATAAATGCATGGCGCCGGCTCGTGTCAAAATGCAGATACTGGAAGACGGCAAAAAAATGCGGATCTGCCGGAAATGCGCTGAACAACTCGACGCATAA
- the rplW gene encoding 50S ribosomal protein L23, with protein MTPYDIIKRPMITEKSTLQKESNNQVCFEVDRRANRVEIRHAVEKLFNVKVATVRTIQVKGKVKQRGRIVGKRRDWKKANVKLMPGERIEFFEGV; from the coding sequence ATGACGCCCTATGATATCATTAAACGGCCGATGATTACGGAAAAATCGACGCTTCAAAAGGAATCGAACAACCAGGTGTGTTTTGAAGTGGATCGCAGGGCAAACCGGGTTGAAATCAGGCATGCCGTTGAAAAATTATTCAATGTTAAAGTCGCGACTGTTCGAACGATACAAGTAAAGGGTAAGGTAAAACAGCGGGGGCGAATTGTCGGTAAGCGCAGGGACTGGAAGAAGGCAAATGTGAAGTTGATGCCCGGCGAGCGAATCGAATTCTTTGAAGGTGTATAA
- the rpsC gene encoding 30S ribosomal protein S3: MGQKVNPIGMRLGIVKTWESRWYSDKNYSDYILEDFNIRKFLKEKLYHAGVSRIEIERSAKRIRLRIFTARPGIVIGKKGSEIEQLKKDIEKTITQEVSIDIQEVRKPEVDAQLMAESVAMQITRRVAFRRAMKRGVTSAMRFGAQGVKIICAGRLGGAEMARTEWYKEGRVPLHTLRADIDYGFTEARTTYGIIGVKVFIFKGEILKKNETELSAQSPIGV; the protein is encoded by the coding sequence TTGGGCCAGAAAGTAAATCCGATTGGAATGAGATTAGGTATTGTCAAAACCTGGGAATCCCGGTGGTATTCTGATAAGAATTACTCGGATTATATCCTTGAAGACTTCAATATTCGAAAATTTTTAAAAGAAAAACTCTACCATGCCGGTGTTTCCAGGATAGAGATAGAAAGATCCGCCAAACGGATTCGGCTCAGAATTTTTACAGCCAGACCCGGGATCGTGATCGGTAAAAAAGGGTCCGAAATCGAGCAACTCAAAAAGGACATCGAGAAGACGATTACACAGGAAGTTTCCATCGATATTCAGGAAGTCAGAAAACCTGAGGTGGATGCCCAATTAATGGCTGAAAGTGTTGCCATGCAAATTACACGTCGTGTGGCGTTTCGGCGTGCTATGAAACGAGGGGTGACAAGCGCGATGCGTTTCGGGGCTCAAGGCGTGAAGATTATATGCGCCGGTCGGTTGGGCGGGGCTGAAATGGCCCGTACGGAATGGTATAAGGAAGGAAGAGTGCCGCTGCACACCCTTCGGGCTGATATCGATTATGGATTTACCGAGGCGCGAACCACCTATGGGATCATCGGGGTAAAGGTGTTTATTTTTAAGGGTGAAATTTTAAAGAAAAATGAGACGGAACTGAGCGCGCAATCGCCGATAGGAGTATAA
- the rpsG gene encoding 30S ribosomal protein S7 — protein sequence MPRRREVPERPVIPDAKYSSKLVAKFINSIMRDGKKSTAEAILYGAFNIIKDKTKEEPLKIFEKALDNVKPVIEVKSRRVGGSTYQVPTEIRQSRRMALGIRWIINYSKGRSERDMASKLAGELMDAANMRGTSVKKREDTHKMAEANKAFAHFRW from the coding sequence ATGCCGAGAAGAAGAGAAGTTCCAGAGCGGCCCGTAATTCCGGATGCCAAATACAGCAGCAAGCTGGTTGCAAAGTTTATCAATTCCATCATGCGGGATGGTAAAAAGAGCACGGCTGAAGCAATTTTATATGGCGCATTCAACATTATAAAAGATAAGACAAAGGAAGAACCGCTCAAGATCTTTGAGAAAGCCCTGGACAATGTCAAACCGGTGATAGAGGTTAAGTCACGGCGAGTGGGGGGATCAACCTATCAGGTGCCGACTGAAATTCGTCAATCGCGTAGGATGGCATTAGGTATTCGATGGATTATCAATTACTCAAAGGGGCGCTCGGAACGGGATATGGCAAGCAAGCTGGCCGGTGAATTGATGGATGCCGCCAATATGAGGGGCACATCGGTTAAAAAGCGAGAAGATACCCATAAAATGGCAGAAGCCAATAAGGCTTTTGCGCATTTCCGCTGGTAA
- the rplB gene encoding 50S ribosomal protein L2: MAVKKVKATSPGRRFQAFSTNDEITKKTPEKSLLTRIKKTGGRNVNGRITSRHKGGGHKRHYRLIDFKRDKSGIPAKVAAIEYDPNRTARIALLHYVDGEKRYILAPLKLEVGHTIMSGPEADIKPGNALPLRNIPLGTHIHNIELRAGAGGQIVRSAGGFAQLMAKEDNYAMVKLPSGEVRKVLLACRATIGQLGNLMHENVSLGKAGRKRWLGNRPKVRGVAMNPVDHPMGGGEGRSSGGRHPCSPWGMPSKGFRTRKNKRTDKFIVTRRKK, translated from the coding sequence ATGGCAGTTAAGAAAGTAAAAGCAACTTCCCCGGGACGACGGTTCCAGGCGTTTTCTACGAATGACGAAATAACAAAAAAAACGCCTGAAAAAAGCCTGTTAACACGGATAAAAAAGACCGGTGGCCGCAATGTGAACGGCCGAATCACCAGCAGGCATAAGGGCGGCGGTCATAAAAGACATTACCGATTGATCGATTTCAAGCGGGACAAGAGCGGCATTCCGGCCAAAGTGGCGGCCATAGAATACGATCCGAACAGAACAGCCCGCATTGCATTGCTGCATTACGTTGATGGCGAAAAAAGATATATTCTGGCGCCGCTGAAGCTTGAAGTCGGCCATACTATCATGTCTGGCCCCGAGGCGGATATTAAACCCGGAAATGCGCTTCCGCTGCGTAATATTCCACTGGGAACCCATATTCATAATATTGAGTTGCGAGCGGGTGCGGGCGGGCAGATTGTTCGGAGTGCGGGTGGTTTTGCGCAGCTGATGGCAAAGGAAGACAATTATGCGATGGTGAAGCTGCCTTCCGGTGAGGTTCGAAAAGTCTTACTTGCCTGCAGAGCGACCATCGGTCAACTTGGAAATCTGATGCATGAGAATGTTTCTCTTGGCAAGGCAGGGAGAAAACGTTGGCTGGGTAACCGTCCGAAAGTTCGAGGGGTTGCGATGAACCCGGTGGACCATCCGATGGGGGGTGGTGAAGGAAGATCTTCGGGTGGCAGGCATCCATGCAGCCCTTGGGGCATGCCGTCAAAAGGCTTTCGCACGCGAAAGAATAAGCGAACGGATAAGTTTATTGTAACCAGAAGAAAGAAGTAA
- the tuf gene encoding elongation factor Tu produces the protein MAKKKFERTKPHVNVGTIGHIDHGKTTLTAAITKHNGLRGMAEFVPFDQIDKAPEEKERGITIATAHVEYETPNRHYAHVDCPGHADYIKNMITGAAQMDGAILVVGADDGPMPQTREHILLARQVGVPRIVVFLNKCDMVDDEELIELVELELRELLDKYEFPGDDTPIIRGSALKALESDDPDSAEAKCIFDLMEAIDSFIPEPERDIDKPFLMPIEDVFSISGRGTVVTGRAERGIIKVGDQVEIVGIRPTIKTVCTGVEMFRKLLDEGRAGDNVGLLLRGTKREEVERGQVVAKPGSITPHTKFKAEVYILSKEEGGRHTPFFNGYRPQFYFRTTDVTGNLMLPEGVEMIMPGDNVAISASLITPIAMEKELRFAIREGGRTVGAGVVSEIIE, from the coding sequence ATGGCGAAGAAGAAATTTGAGCGGACGAAGCCGCATGTCAACGTGGGAACGATTGGCCATATCGATCATGGGAAGACGACACTGACGGCGGCGATCACGAAGCACAACGGTCTGCGAGGTATGGCGGAGTTTGTGCCGTTTGATCAGATTGACAAAGCGCCGGAGGAGAAAGAGCGCGGGATTACAATAGCGACGGCCCATGTGGAGTATGAGACACCGAATCGGCATTATGCGCATGTGGACTGTCCGGGTCATGCGGACTACATTAAGAACATGATCACGGGAGCCGCGCAGATGGATGGCGCCATATTAGTGGTGGGAGCCGATGACGGACCGATGCCCCAGACGCGGGAACATATATTGCTGGCGCGTCAGGTGGGTGTTCCGCGGATTGTGGTATTTTTGAACAAGTGCGACATGGTGGATGATGAGGAGTTGATTGAGCTGGTGGAGCTGGAGCTTCGGGAACTGTTGGACAAGTATGAGTTTCCCGGGGACGATACACCGATCATACGGGGCAGTGCGTTAAAGGCGCTGGAGAGCGATGATCCTGACAGCGCGGAAGCCAAGTGCATATTTGACCTGATGGAAGCGATTGACTCGTTTATACCGGAGCCGGAGCGGGATATCGACAAGCCGTTTTTAATGCCGATAGAGGATGTGTTCAGTATATCGGGTAGAGGGACGGTAGTGACGGGCCGGGCAGAGCGAGGGATCATCAAAGTGGGTGATCAGGTTGAGATAGTGGGGATACGTCCGACGATCAAGACCGTGTGTACAGGGGTGGAGATGTTCCGTAAGCTGCTGGATGAGGGTCGAGCGGGAGACAATGTGGGGTTGTTGCTGCGGGGGACGAAGCGTGAGGAAGTGGAGCGTGGTCAGGTAGTGGCGAAGCCGGGCAGCATCACGCCGCACACGAAGTTCAAGGCGGAAGTCTATATATTGAGCAAGGAAGAGGGAGGCCGGCACACGCCGTTTTTTAACGGGTATCGGCCGCAGTTTTATTTCCGGACGACGGACGTAACCGGGAACCTAATGCTTCCCGAGGGCGTTGAGATGATCATGCCGGGAGACAATGTGGCGATTTCGGCCAGTCTGATTACGCCGATTGCCATGGAGAAGGAGTTGCGGTTTGCGATTCGCGAAGGCGGTCGTACGGTCGGCGCCGGTGTCGTCAGCGAAATCATCGAGTAG
- the rplP gene encoding 50S ribosomal protein L16, producing MLSPKRVKFRKQQRGKMRGAATRGANLNFGDFGLQVIECGYISSKQIEAARVAMTRHVKRGGKMWIRIFPDKPITKKPAEVRMGKGKGPPEGWVAVVRPGRILYEMEGVDREMAKEALRLAAHKLPLKTRFIERSEG from the coding sequence ATGCTGAGTCCAAAGAGGGTAAAATTCCGAAAACAACAGCGGGGCAAAATGAGAGGTGCGGCCACCCGCGGCGCCAACCTTAATTTTGGCGATTTCGGATTGCAGGTAATTGAATGCGGGTATATCAGCTCGAAACAAATCGAGGCTGCCCGTGTCGCTATGACGCGCCATGTTAAAAGGGGCGGAAAAATGTGGATTCGTATTTTTCCGGATAAACCGATTACCAAAAAGCCCGCGGAAGTCAGAATGGGCAAGGGGAAAGGGCCTCCTGAGGGGTGGGTGGCCGTTGTTCGCCCAGGTCGAATCCTCTATGAAATGGAAGGTGTTGACCGTGAAATGGCAAAAGAAGCGCTTCGGCTTGCCGCACACAAACTTCCATTGAAGACTAGGTTTATAGAGAGGAGCGAAGGGTAA
- the rpmC gene encoding 50S ribosomal protein L29 yields the protein MKAIELKEMSLDEISRKELDLTQELFNLRFQHGTGQLENTSKLQSVKREIARVKTIIRQKEIQP from the coding sequence ATGAAGGCTATTGAACTCAAGGAAATGAGCCTTGATGAGATATCGCGCAAAGAACTCGATCTAACGCAGGAATTGTTTAATTTACGATTTCAGCACGGTACCGGACAGTTAGAGAATACCTCGAAATTACAATCGGTTAAACGCGAAATCGCCAGGGTCAAGACCATTATCCGACAAAAAGAAATTCAACCGTAA
- the rplE gene encoding 50S ribosomal protein L5, with translation MSQLREIYCNEIAPKLTETFGYKNVMQVPRLEKIVLNMGLGEAIQNVKLLESAVEELSTIAGQKAVITRARKSIAAFKLREGMPIGCRVTLRRDRMYDFFYKLVNIALARVRDFKGISGKAMDGNGNYSLGIKEHIIFPEIDYDKIDKIKGLNITIVTSAKTDEEGKQLLKLLGMPFRN, from the coding sequence ATGTCGCAGTTAAGAGAAATATATTGTAATGAGATAGCCCCCAAATTGACCGAGACCTTTGGGTATAAAAACGTCATGCAGGTCCCGAGGCTTGAGAAAATCGTGTTGAACATGGGGCTTGGTGAGGCTATTCAAAATGTCAAACTTCTGGAATCAGCCGTTGAGGAATTGAGTACGATTGCCGGGCAGAAAGCCGTGATTACCCGGGCCAGAAAATCCATTGCGGCGTTTAAATTGAGGGAAGGGATGCCCATCGGCTGCCGAGTGACGCTTCGTCGGGACCGTATGTACGATTTCTTCTATAAACTGGTCAATATTGCCTTAGCCCGTGTGCGAGACTTCAAAGGAATTTCGGGAAAGGCGATGGACGGCAATGGCAATTATTCACTGGGCATTAAGGAACATATTATCTTTCCCGAGATTGACTACGATAAAATTGATAAGATCAAAGGTCTTAATATTACGATTGTAACATCCGCAAAGACCGATGAAGAAGGCAAGCAACTGCTAAAACTGCTCGGGATGCCGTTTCGAAATTAA
- the rpsQ gene encoding 30S ribosomal protein S17: MKRQLTGVVVSDKMEKTIVVKIERLVKHRLYQKYIKRRVQFAAHDENNTCKIGDKVIITESRPLSKTKKWRVSQIIEKAV; the protein is encoded by the coding sequence ATGAAAAGACAGCTGACCGGAGTCGTTGTCAGCGACAAAATGGAAAAGACCATTGTCGTTAAAATTGAACGGTTGGTCAAACATCGTCTGTACCAAAAATATATTAAAAGGCGAGTCCAATTTGCTGCTCATGATGAGAACAACACTTGCAAGATCGGGGATAAGGTTATCATCACCGAATCGAGGCCTTTGAGCAAAACCAAGAAATGGCGCGTCAGTCAGATAATTGAAAAAGCTGTTTGA
- the rpsJ gene encoding 30S ribosomal protein S10: MNTKIRIRLKAYDHKLLDQSASDIVDTARKTGAKVVGPIPLPTVINKYCILRSPHVNKKSREQFEMRTYKRLLDIQDPTQQTVDALMKLDLSPGVDVEIKL, encoded by the coding sequence ATGAACACAAAAATTCGGATTCGGCTCAAGGCTTACGATCATAAGCTCTTGGATCAATCTGCTTCGGATATAGTCGATACGGCCCGAAAAACCGGTGCCAAAGTGGTCGGCCCGATTCCACTTCCGACGGTTATCAATAAATATTGTATCCTACGATCACCGCATGTGAATAAAAAATCGAGGGAGCAGTTTGAAATGCGCACCTATAAACGGCTCTTGGATATTCAGGATCCTACCCAGCAGACAGTTGATGCACTGATGAAATTGGATCTGTCACCGGGTGTGGATGTTGAAATTAAACTGTAG
- the rpsH gene encoding 30S ribosomal protein S8 produces MSMSDPIADMLTRIRNGGKAKFNSVEIPGAKIKVELAKLMKNEGYIRNYKFVKDNKQGILKVYLKYGEDQRHAIFGIQRISKPSRRVYFKGKDIKPVLDGMGVAVISTSKGIMTDKQARKQNVGGEVLCKIW; encoded by the coding sequence ATGTCAATGAGTGATCCGATCGCCGATATGCTAACCAGGATCAGAAACGGCGGAAAAGCGAAATTCAACAGTGTTGAAATTCCTGGGGCGAAAATTAAGGTAGAGCTTGCGAAGTTGATGAAAAACGAAGGGTATATTCGTAATTACAAATTCGTGAAAGACAACAAGCAAGGCATTCTGAAGGTGTACCTTAAATATGGCGAGGATCAGCGTCATGCGATTTTCGGTATTCAGCGTATCAGCAAGCCGAGTCGCAGAGTGTATTTTAAGGGCAAAGACATCAAGCCGGTTTTAGATGGTATGGGCGTTGCTGTTATATCGACCTCAAAAGGCATCATGACCGACAAACAGGCACGTAAGCAGAACGTCGGTGGTGAAGTCCTTTGTAAAATCTGGTAA